Proteins encoded together in one Panthera uncia isolate 11264 chromosome A2, Puncia_PCG_1.0, whole genome shotgun sequence window:
- the RANBP3 gene encoding ran-binding protein 3 isoform X3, producing the protein MNIVLGGKQPIFLFAEKPAIAPPVFVFQKDKGQKSSAEQKDLSDSGEEPRGEAEAPHHGTGHPESAGEHALEPPAPASASASTPEAQLLPFPRELAGRPAGGSSPEGGEDSDREDGNYCPPVKRERTSSLTQFPPSQSVSKNNVFMPSTFCEPSAGNSDSEPEEKSSGFRLKPPTLIHGQAPSAGLPSQKPKEQQRSVLRPAVLQAPQPKALSQTVPSSGTNGLSIPADCTGATTATSPDTPARRSPSDEDKDPQKNEPSGTEEDCEKAERAVQQAFVFGQNLRDRVKLIHENTEVADKENAGHPSSETPTATNYFLQYISSSLDNSTNSADTASNKFVFGQNMSERVLSPPKLNEVSSDANRENAAAESGSESSSQEATPEKANNISESLAESAAAYTKATARKCLLEKVEVITGEEAESNVLQIQCKLFVFDKASQSWVERGRGLLRLNDMASTDDGTLQSRLVMRTQGSLRLILNTKLWAQMQIDKASEKSIRITAMDTEDQGVKVFLISASSKDTGQLYAALHHRILALRSRVEQEQEAKMPAPEPGAAPSNEDDSDEDVLAPSGATGGGAGDEGDGQTAGST; encoded by the exons ATGAATATAGTGTTGGGGGGAAAACaaccaatttttctttttgcagaaaAACCTGCCATTGCTCCGCCCGTCTTTGTGTTTCAGAAGGATAAAGGACAAAAG TCCTCTGCAGAGCAAAAAGACTTGTCGGATTCGGGAGAGGAGCCTCGGGGGGAGGCTGAGGCCCCCCACCATGGCACGGGTCACCCCGAGTCAGCTGGTGAGCATGCCCTAGAGCCTCCTGCCCCCGCTAGCGCTTCAGCCAGCACTCCTGAAGCCCAGCTTCTTCCTTTCCCGCGAGAACTGGCAGGG AGGCCAGCCGGAGGCTCCAGCCCCGAAGGTGGAGAAG ATTCCGACCGAGAAGATGGAAATTACTGCCCTCCTGTCAAGCGAGAAAGAACGTCCTCTTTAACCCAGTTCCCACCGTCACAGTCAG TAtcaaaaaacaatgtttttatgCCATCAACCTTCTGCGAGCCATCTGCAGGCAATTCTGACTCAGAACCAG AGGAAAAGAGCAGTGGGTTCCGGTTGAAGCCACCAACACTGATCCACGGCCAGGCACCCAGCGCAG GTCTGCCAAGCCAGAAACCCAAGGAGCAACAGCGGAGTGTGCTTCGCCCGGCAGTGTTGCAGGCCCCGCAGCCAAAGGCACTGTCACAGACCG TCCCCAGCAGCGGCACCAACGGGCTCAGCATCCCGGCAGACTGCACGGGGGCCACGACGGCCACATCGCCCGACACCCCCGCGCGGAGAAGTCCGTCTGATGAG GACAAAGACCCCCAGAAGAATGAGCCTAGCGGTACCGAGGAGGACTGTGAGAAAGCAGAGCGGGCTGTACAGCAGGCGTTTGTGTTCGGACAGAACCTGAGGGACAGAGTCAAG TTAATACACGAGAACACTGAAGTGGCTGACAAGGAGAATGCCGGACATCCCAGTTCAGAAACGCCGACTGCGACCAACTATTTCCTTCAGTATATCAGCTCCAG TTTAGACAACTCGACCAACAGTGCCGACACCGCCAGCAACAAATTCGTGTTTGGCCAGAACATGAGCGAGCGCGTGCTG AGCCCCCCCAAGTTAAATGAAGTCAGTTCAGATGCCAACAGAGAAAACGCAGCTGCTGAATCCGGGTCCGAGTCCTCGTCCCAGGAGGCCACCCCCGAGAAAG CCAATAACATTTCAGAGTCCCTGGCCGAGTCGGCAGCCGCCTACACCAAGGCAACAGCCCGGAAGTGTTTGCTGGAAAAAGTGGAAGTCATCACCGGGGAGGAAGCGGAGAGCAACGTGTTACAG ATCCAGTGTAAGCTGTTTGTCTTTGACAAGGCCTCACAGTCGTGGGTGGAAAGAGGCCGGGGGCTGCTCAGACTCAACGACATGGCGTCAACTGACGATGGGACACTACAGTCCCGACTAG TGATGCGGACCCAGGGCAGCCTGCGGCTGATCCTCAACACCAAGCTGTGGGCCCAGATGCAGATTGACAAGGCCAGCGAAAAGAGCATACGCATCACAGCCATGGACACCGAGGACCAGGGCGTGAAGGTTTTCCTGATCTCA GCCAGTTCCAAGGACACGGGCCAGCTGTATGCAGCCCTGCACCACCGCATCCTGGCCCTGCGCAGCCGCGTGGAGCAGGAGCAGGAAGCCAAGATGCCTGCCCCCGAACCCGGGGCAGCCCCATCCAACGAGGACGACAGTGACGAGGACGTCCTGGCTCCATCAGGGGCCACCGGAGGCG GTGCTGGCGATGAAGGGGACGGGCAGACGGCCGGGAGCACATAG